From Halomicrobium salinisoli, the proteins below share one genomic window:
- a CDS encoding urease accessory protein UreE codes for MLVADAYLGHREDPDVAERLADADPARVVLSDVDRRRSRVRTETEDGRDLGVVVGRELADGDVLETESGDLVVVELAAVEALVLDFEDADVSATAALELGHAAGNRHWDLAVRDGEALFPMADSRERMEAAVADSLPDDVAVRTERVPPTTFDDGGSPGGHEHSHGDGHSHSHDSHSHDHSHGDHSHAHDHGIRTIDGGDDA; via the coding sequence ATGCTCGTCGCCGACGCCTACCTGGGCCACCGCGAGGACCCCGACGTGGCCGAGCGACTCGCCGACGCCGACCCCGCGCGGGTCGTCCTCTCCGACGTCGACCGCCGCCGCTCGCGCGTGCGGACGGAGACCGAGGACGGTCGCGACCTCGGCGTCGTCGTCGGGCGCGAACTCGCCGACGGCGACGTCCTCGAGACCGAGTCCGGCGACCTCGTCGTCGTCGAACTCGCGGCGGTCGAGGCGCTCGTGCTCGACTTCGAGGACGCCGACGTCTCCGCCACGGCCGCGCTCGAACTCGGTCACGCCGCCGGCAACCGCCACTGGGACCTGGCCGTCCGCGACGGCGAGGCGCTCTTCCCGATGGCCGACTCCCGCGAGCGCATGGAGGCCGCCGTCGCGGACTCGCTTCCGGACGACGTGGCCGTCCGCACCGAGCGCGTCCCGCCGACGACGTTCGACGACGGCGGGAGTCCGGGCGGTCACGAGCACTCGCACGGAGACGGTCACAGCCACTCGCACGATAGCCATTCTCACGACCACTCCCACGGCGACCACTCGCACGCCCACGACCACGGCATCCGTACTATCGACGGGGGTGACGACGCGTGA
- a CDS encoding DUF5518 domain-containing protein, which produces MVPSIDPRRRLRRHHWYALFAGLLMLPLIADQALQMTGDYDFDMWPVFYAGLIVGLLYDGPSAEAKRAGIWAGVLASLPAYAALAWMAVTHVGSDPSITTVAPALLVVVVASVAFLAFDMLIGLLGALLGRWIAGKLGRPRLPVVSA; this is translated from the coding sequence GTGGTCCCCTCTATCGATCCCCGGCGGCGCCTCCGCCGCCACCACTGGTACGCCCTCTTCGCCGGCCTGCTGATGCTCCCGCTGATAGCGGACCAGGCCCTGCAGATGACCGGCGACTACGACTTCGACATGTGGCCGGTGTTCTACGCCGGCCTGATCGTCGGCCTGCTCTACGACGGTCCGTCGGCGGAGGCCAAACGCGCCGGGATCTGGGCCGGCGTCCTCGCCTCGCTCCCCGCCTACGCGGCGCTCGCCTGGATGGCCGTCACTCACGTCGGCTCCGATCCCTCGATCACAACCGTCGCGCCTGCGCTGCTGGTCGTCGTGGTCGCGAGCGTCGCGTTCCTGGCGTTCGACATGCTCATCGGCCTGCTCGGCGCCCTCCTCGGCCGGTGGATCGCCGGCAAGCTCGGCCGCCCGCGGCTGCCCGTTGTCAGCGCCTGA
- a CDS encoding M20 family metallopeptidase, which produces MDVADLTRELVAIPSHDDETAAGDYVEAWLREHTDAAVERDEHGNVFARRGAGEESLALAGHHDVVAPDASQVEGDDVAPESDYTLEERDGRLYGRGTADMKGCQAAAMCAFRDADPDDLDCELVFASFVEEESGALGSEKAVDDGFAPDYAVVGEGSTGYSADGVTDVAVAHKGRRGSTVTARGTAAHASEAEKGENAVYAATDAIELLRDMEVPETEVLGHELEGSVVVTEIEGGSAWNVVPERCEITVDERTVPGERAPLEWVETYENVAWTVDQDLEPMACGDEAFADLALEVAAAEQDGDPEHVVKPHATDAGNLAQAGADCLVIGAAEPGEAHTADESVSLDVLDRCYRIYRGIAESL; this is translated from the coding sequence ATGGACGTCGCGGACCTGACGCGGGAGCTGGTCGCGATTCCCAGCCACGACGACGAGACGGCCGCCGGCGACTACGTCGAGGCGTGGCTCCGGGAGCACACCGACGCAGCGGTCGAGCGCGACGAGCACGGCAACGTCTTCGCGCGCAGGGGCGCGGGAGAGGAATCGCTCGCGCTCGCGGGCCACCACGACGTAGTGGCGCCCGACGCGTCGCAGGTCGAGGGCGACGACGTTGCGCCCGAGAGCGACTATACTCTGGAGGAGCGCGACGGCCGCCTCTACGGCCGCGGCACGGCCGACATGAAGGGCTGCCAGGCGGCGGCGATGTGCGCCTTCCGGGACGCCGACCCCGACGACCTGGACTGCGAACTCGTCTTCGCCTCCTTCGTCGAGGAGGAATCGGGAGCCCTGGGCTCGGAGAAGGCCGTCGACGACGGGTTCGCGCCGGACTACGCCGTCGTCGGCGAGGGGTCGACGGGCTACTCCGCCGACGGGGTCACCGACGTCGCCGTCGCCCACAAGGGCCGGCGCGGGAGCACGGTCACCGCTCGCGGGACCGCGGCCCACGCCAGCGAGGCCGAGAAGGGGGAGAACGCCGTCTACGCCGCGACCGACGCGATCGAACTCCTCCGGGACATGGAGGTCCCCGAGACGGAGGTACTGGGCCACGAACTGGAGGGCAGCGTCGTCGTCACGGAGATCGAGGGCGGGTCGGCGTGGAACGTCGTCCCCGAGCGCTGCGAGATCACCGTCGACGAGCGGACGGTGCCCGGCGAGCGCGCGCCCCTGGAGTGGGTCGAGACCTACGAGAACGTGGCGTGGACGGTCGATCAGGACCTCGAACCGATGGCCTGCGGCGACGAGGCCTTCGCGGACCTCGCGCTGGAGGTCGCCGCCGCGGAGCAGGACGGCGACCCCGAGCACGTCGTCAAGCCCCACGCGACCGACGCTGGGAACCTCGCGCAGGCGGGCGCCGACTGCCTGGTGATCGGGGCGGCGGAGCCGGGCGAGGCCCACACCGCCGACGAGTCGGTCTCGCTGGACGTGCTGGACCGCTGTTACCGGATCTACCGGGGAATCGCCGAGTCGCTGTGA
- a CDS encoding DUF368 domain-containing protein — MTTADGERTVSLSESVPPLREWLTTFVVGLCMGTADAVPGVSGGTIALIAGVYERLIAGVSAVTPRRVGGFLRALAPVDGGVDVDRAIGIFDEVDGWFLLALLVGIVAALVTVTGIVDWADERYPVLLFGVFFGLIGASAVILLRAISIRRADEIAAAVAGFAAAFVAAGQASLLGGGGLALVFVGGALAVSAMILPGLSGALILVILGQYTRMSETLHAFIDALGAAATGGATADLVDHGTVVVTFVLGGLVGLFTIARVVRRALDANRGATLAFLVALVVGALRAPVDRIGTRGIAWTTDTIVAFAAAAAVGAAVVLVLDYFAVDIDLESA; from the coding sequence ATGACGACGGCCGACGGCGAGCGAACGGTGAGCCTCAGCGAGTCGGTACCGCCCCTGCGAGAGTGGTTGACCACCTTCGTCGTCGGCCTGTGCATGGGCACGGCCGACGCCGTCCCGGGCGTCTCCGGCGGCACCATCGCCCTGATCGCCGGCGTCTACGAGCGCCTGATCGCCGGCGTCTCAGCCGTCACGCCCCGGCGCGTCGGGGGCTTCCTCCGGGCGCTCGCACCGGTCGACGGCGGCGTCGACGTCGACCGCGCGATCGGGATCTTCGACGAGGTCGACGGCTGGTTCCTCCTCGCGCTGCTGGTCGGCATCGTCGCCGCGCTGGTCACGGTGACGGGGATCGTCGACTGGGCCGACGAGCGCTATCCCGTCCTCCTGTTCGGCGTCTTCTTCGGGCTCATCGGCGCCTCCGCCGTGATCCTGTTGCGAGCGATCAGCATTCGGCGGGCGGACGAGATCGCCGCCGCCGTCGCCGGGTTCGCCGCGGCGTTCGTCGCCGCCGGCCAGGCCAGCCTCCTCGGCGGCGGCGGACTCGCGCTGGTCTTCGTCGGGGGCGCGCTGGCGGTCAGCGCGATGATCCTGCCCGGCCTCTCCGGTGCGCTCATCCTCGTGATCCTGGGCCAGTACACGCGGATGTCCGAGACGCTGCACGCGTTCATCGACGCCCTCGGCGCGGCGGCGACCGGCGGCGCGACCGCCGACCTCGTCGACCACGGCACCGTCGTCGTGACGTTCGTCCTCGGCGGGCTGGTCGGGCTGTTCACCATCGCGCGCGTGGTGCGGCGGGCGCTGGACGCCAACCGCGGCGCGACGCTGGCCTTCCTCGTCGCGCTGGTCGTCGGCGCGCTCCGGGCGCCGGTCGACCGTATCGGCACGCGCGGCATCGCGTGGACGACGGACACGATCGTCGCCTTCGCCGCCGCGGCCGCCGTCGGCGCTGCCGTCGTCCTCGTGCTCGACTACTTCGCCGTCGACATCGACCTCGAATCGGCCTAG
- a CDS encoding urease accessory protein UreD: MAADAPDADGDAGGRTDAGEGDSDAPHPAFEPYAAEPVPQAAVGAPGKDGALELTFASTEGGTQLVRDYATVPFHVSGTLGHDPHPDASTVFVQSPTGGVAQGDRHDIDVAVREDALAHVSTQSSTKVQTMERNYAAADATLSVASGGHLDYVPEPTILHADSRYYQDLTVEFESDATAVVGEVVVPGRLARGERFDFERYLSQVRAEGPDGLLFEDATHLTPAEADPRAPGVLGEYEIYGTLFVVDPDGDAVDSDALHEAVADHEARAGATELPNDAGVAVRALGDRAETVADALHAAWDRARRELIDAPAPEGRKY; encoded by the coding sequence ATGGCCGCCGACGCCCCGGACGCGGACGGGGACGCCGGCGGCCGCACCGACGCCGGTGAGGGCGATTCCGACGCACCTCATCCCGCCTTCGAGCCGTACGCGGCCGAGCCCGTCCCGCAGGCCGCCGTCGGCGCCCCGGGCAAGGACGGGGCCCTTGAGCTGACCTTCGCCAGCACCGAGGGCGGGACGCAGCTCGTCCGCGACTACGCGACGGTGCCGTTCCACGTCTCGGGGACGCTCGGCCACGACCCCCATCCCGACGCCTCGACGGTGTTCGTCCAGTCGCCCACCGGCGGCGTCGCGCAGGGCGACCGCCACGACATCGACGTCGCCGTCCGCGAGGACGCCCTCGCCCACGTCTCCACGCAGAGTTCGACCAAGGTCCAGACGATGGAGCGCAACTACGCCGCCGCGGACGCGACGCTCTCCGTGGCGTCCGGCGGCCACCTCGACTACGTCCCGGAGCCGACCATCCTCCACGCCGATTCGCGCTACTACCAGGACCTGACGGTCGAGTTCGAATCCGACGCCACGGCCGTCGTGGGCGAGGTGGTCGTCCCCGGCCGGCTGGCCCGCGGGGAGCGCTTCGACTTCGAGCGGTACCTCTCGCAGGTGCGCGCCGAGGGCCCCGACGGCCTCCTGTTCGAGGACGCGACCCACCTCACGCCCGCCGAGGCCGATCCGCGAGCGCCCGGCGTCCTCGGCGAGTACGAGATCTACGGGACGCTGTTCGTCGTTGACCCCGACGGCGACGCGGTGGACAGCGACGCTCTCCACGAGGCTGTCGCCGACCACGAAGCCCGCGCTGGCGCGACCGAGCTACCGAACGACGCCGGCGTCGCCGTGCGAGCCCTTGGCGACCGGGCCGAGACCGTGGCGGACGCCCTGCACGCGGCGTGGGACCGCGCGCGCCGCGAACTGATCGACGCGCCGGCGCCGGAGGGCCGGAAGTACTGA
- the ureG gene encoding urease accessory protein UreG, with the protein MSPTHRAVATVGIGGPVGSGKTSLLTELVPRLRDEGLDVGVIANDILTREDAERLRERFAGVVPEDLVAGVETGACPHTGIREDPSMNLQQIDAFLEDHPDLDLVLIESGGDNLAATFNPELADYSLYVISVAEGEDIPRKRGPGVVDCDLLVVNKTDLAPHVGADLEVIEDDAAEVREGPVAFTDCKSGEGIEAVREHVDEGVLFA; encoded by the coding sequence ATGAGCCCGACCCACCGCGCCGTCGCCACCGTCGGCATCGGCGGTCCCGTCGGCTCGGGCAAGACCTCGCTGCTGACGGAGCTGGTCCCGCGGCTGCGCGACGAGGGGCTGGACGTCGGCGTCATCGCCAACGACATCCTCACGCGGGAGGACGCCGAGCGACTGCGCGAGCGGTTCGCCGGCGTCGTCCCCGAGGACCTCGTCGCCGGCGTCGAGACGGGCGCGTGCCCCCACACCGGCATCCGCGAGGACCCGTCGATGAACCTCCAGCAGATCGACGCCTTCCTCGAGGACCACCCCGACCTGGACCTCGTGCTGATCGAGAGCGGCGGGGACAACCTCGCGGCGACGTTCAACCCCGAGCTGGCCGACTACTCGCTGTACGTCATCAGCGTCGCCGAGGGCGAGGACATCCCCCGCAAGCGCGGCCCCGGCGTCGTCGACTGCGACCTGCTCGTGGTCAACAAGACCGACCTCGCGCCCCACGTCGGGGCGGACCTGGAGGTCATCGAGGACGACGCCGCCGAGGTGCGCGAGGGCCCCGTCGCCTTCACCGACTGCAAGTCCGGCGAGGGGATCGAGGCGGTCCGGGAGCACGTCGACGAGGGGGTGCTGTTCGCCTGA
- a CDS encoding methyl-accepting chemotaxis protein codes for MADSEPGASDASVGDELDADGDLEQDIDSRAGYDDDAASEIQSSIAELQASSETIADETEDIREQAAEQYDGMSRVAEEVSNLSAAVEEIASSSEQVSAASEQARELAETGQANTEDVHEAMESIQAAAESVASDVRTIQDGVEEIDAIVEVINDIADQTNMLALNASIEAARAGEAGEGFAVVADEVKSLAEQAQSEAGEIEAMVDRIQGDTENAVESLEQSNEEIDAGIESVSDSVDILDEIEDAVREVNDGIEEVATATDQQAASTEEVASMVDQATDAAEDIAESTAEIAEQVDDQIRQIDDVDRAVDRLVADWQG; via the coding sequence ATGGCCGACAGCGAACCGGGTGCGTCAGACGCCTCGGTGGGCGACGAACTCGACGCGGACGGCGACCTCGAGCAGGACATCGACAGCCGGGCGGGCTACGACGACGACGCGGCGAGCGAGATACAGAGCTCGATCGCCGAGCTCCAGGCGTCCTCCGAGACCATCGCCGACGAGACCGAGGACATCCGCGAGCAGGCCGCCGAACAGTACGACGGCATGTCGCGGGTCGCAGAGGAGGTGTCGAACCTCTCGGCCGCCGTCGAGGAGATCGCCTCCTCCTCCGAGCAGGTCTCCGCCGCCAGCGAGCAGGCCCGGGAACTGGCCGAGACGGGCCAGGCCAACACCGAGGACGTCCACGAGGCGATGGAGTCCATTCAGGCGGCCGCCGAGAGCGTCGCCAGCGACGTCCGGACCATCCAGGACGGCGTCGAGGAGATCGACGCCATCGTCGAGGTGATCAACGACATCGCCGACCAGACGAACATGCTGGCGCTGAACGCCTCCATCGAGGCCGCCCGCGCCGGCGAGGCGGGCGAGGGGTTCGCCGTCGTCGCCGACGAGGTCAAGAGCCTCGCCGAGCAGGCCCAGTCCGAGGCCGGCGAGATCGAGGCGATGGTCGACCGCATCCAGGGCGACACCGAGAACGCCGTCGAGAGCCTCGAGCAGTCCAACGAAGAGATCGACGCCGGCATCGAGTCCGTCTCGGACTCGGTGGACATCCTCGACGAGATCGAGGACGCCGTCCGCGAGGTCAACGACGGCATCGAGGAGGTCGCCACGGCCACCGACCAGCAGGCCGCCTCCACCGAGGAGGTCGCCAGCATGGTCGACCAGGCCACCGACGCCGCCGAGGACATCGCCGAGTCCACCGCGGAGATCGCCGAGCAGGTGGACGACCAGATCCGCCAGATCGACGACGTCGACCGCGCCGTCGACCGACTCGTGGCCGACTGGCAGGGCTGA
- a CDS encoding carboxypeptidase M32 — translation MATQEATDVYEEFEDHVRRLTYVGDAAGVLQWDQEVVMPEGGTPARSKQTSALSTLKHELLTDDRLGEWLDELESADLDPEREAVVREVRRDHERAVRVPSDLVERISETTSNALPVWKQARQEDDFDAFADTLEEIVRLKREYAEAIDPDRDPYEVLFEEYEPYLGLDTVERVLERLRDELVPLIDDIQDSDVDLADPFSGTYDEAAQEELVREALDYLGYDWDRGRLDTAPHPFSSGTQFDARVTTRFDPEDPLDALGSTIHEFGHATYTQGLPREEYGTPLGDSRDLSVHESQSRLWENHVGRSQPFFEGFAPSIADHLGVDADPRALYEAANTVHPDNLIRVEADELTYHMHIVLRFEIERDLIQGDLDVAEVPQVWNEKMEEYLGVRPDTDAEGCLQDIHWTHGSFGYFPTYSLGSVLAAQLFAAAEDDLGSLDGRVHDGVFDPLREWLGENVHRHGARYTTDELIREATGEEFTADYFLDYAAGKYRSLYEV, via the coding sequence ATGGCCACGCAGGAGGCGACTGACGTCTACGAGGAGTTCGAGGACCACGTCCGGCGGCTGACCTACGTCGGCGACGCGGCGGGGGTCCTCCAGTGGGACCAGGAGGTCGTGATGCCCGAAGGGGGCACGCCGGCCCGCTCGAAGCAGACGTCGGCGCTGTCGACGCTGAAGCACGAACTGCTCACCGACGACCGGCTGGGCGAGTGGCTCGACGAACTGGAGAGCGCCGACCTCGACCCCGAGCGCGAGGCGGTCGTCCGTGAGGTCCGACGCGACCACGAGCGGGCGGTGCGCGTCCCCAGCGACCTCGTCGAGCGCATCTCCGAGACCACCTCCAACGCCCTGCCGGTCTGGAAGCAGGCCCGCCAGGAGGACGACTTCGACGCCTTCGCCGACACGCTCGAGGAGATCGTCCGGCTCAAGCGCGAGTACGCGGAAGCCATCGATCCGGACCGGGACCCCTACGAGGTGCTGTTCGAGGAGTACGAGCCGTACCTCGGCCTCGACACGGTCGAGCGCGTGCTGGAGCGCCTGCGCGACGAGCTGGTGCCGCTGATCGACGACATTCAGGACAGCGACGTCGACCTGGCCGACCCGTTCTCGGGCACCTACGACGAGGCCGCCCAGGAGGAACTGGTGCGGGAGGCGCTCGATTACCTCGGCTACGACTGGGACCGCGGCCGCCTCGACACCGCGCCCCATCCCTTCTCCTCGGGGACGCAGTTCGACGCCCGGGTCACCACGCGATTCGACCCGGAGGACCCCCTGGACGCGCTGGGCTCGACGATCCACGAGTTCGGCCACGCCACCTACACGCAGGGGCTCCCGCGGGAGGAGTACGGCACGCCGCTGGGCGACTCCCGTGACCTCTCGGTCCACGAGTCCCAGTCGCGCCTCTGGGAGAACCACGTCGGCCGCTCGCAGCCCTTCTTCGAGGGCTTCGCCCCGTCGATCGCGGACCACCTCGGCGTGGACGCCGACCCGCGGGCGCTCTACGAGGCCGCCAACACCGTCCACCCGGACAACCTCATCCGCGTCGAGGCCGACGAGCTGACCTACCACATGCACATCGTCCTGCGGTTCGAGATCGAGCGGGACCTGATCCAGGGCGACCTCGACGTCGCCGAGGTGCCGCAGGTCTGGAACGAGAAGATGGAGGAGTACCTGGGCGTGCGCCCCGACACCGACGCCGAGGGCTGCCTGCAGGACATCCACTGGACGCACGGTTCCTTCGGCTACTTCCCGACCTACTCGCTCGGGTCCGTGCTGGCCGCGCAGCTGTTCGCCGCGGCGGAGGACGACCTGGGTAGCCTGGACGGCCGCGTCCACGACGGCGTGTTCGACCCGCTCCGGGAGTGGCTCGGCGAGAACGTCCACCGCCACGGCGCCCGGTACACCACCGACGAACTGATCCGCGAGGCCACCGGCGAGGAGTTCACTGCCGACTACTTCCTCGACTACGCCGCCGGGAAGTACCGGTCGCTGTACGAGGTCTGA
- a CDS encoding urease subunit gamma has protein sequence MKLTPKEEERLTIFTAAEVARRRKERGVLLNHPEAVAYISDWCIERAREGQSVAEIRSGASQLLGRDDVMEGIPEMVDMIQVEPVFPDGTKLVTVHDPIRSDSVGGADEDAEAEAAADGGTEEADGEGA, from the coding sequence ATGAAACTCACGCCCAAAGAGGAAGAGCGACTCACGATCTTCACGGCTGCAGAGGTCGCGCGGCGCCGCAAGGAGCGCGGCGTCCTGCTGAACCACCCCGAAGCGGTCGCCTACATCAGCGACTGGTGCATCGAGCGGGCCCGCGAGGGCCAGTCCGTCGCCGAGATCCGCTCCGGCGCGTCCCAGCTGCTGGGCCGCGACGACGTCATGGAGGGGATCCCCGAGATGGTCGACATGATCCAGGTCGAGCCCGTCTTCCCAGACGGGACGAAGCTCGTGACCGTCCACGACCCCATCCGCTCGGACAGCGTCGGCGGCGCCGACGAGGACGCGGAGGCGGAAGCGGCCGCCGACGGCGGGACCGAGGAAGCTGACGGCGAGGGAGCATGA
- a CDS encoding urease accessory protein UreF, whose product MSDDAELEAFRLADSFLPVGTYTVSYGLEQFVQDGRVEDAEDLGDLLETYLRRQVGPSELVALRAAHAAAREGDLEAICAADRRLDAAMLAAEFRESARQSGDRLLSLQRELRDEPLLDEYAERVDAGEAPGSYAVALGTATGLAGVGERRACLLCCHGFVTGLLGAAQRLLSLGHTDAQRILDDCKPAMAAAVDDSVGRSLDDMTPFAPLVDVLSAEHERADRRLFLS is encoded by the coding sequence GTGAGCGACGACGCCGAGCTGGAGGCGTTCCGGCTGGCGGACTCGTTCCTGCCGGTCGGGACCTACACCGTCTCCTACGGGCTGGAGCAGTTCGTCCAGGACGGACGTGTCGAGGACGCCGAGGACCTCGGGGACCTGCTCGAGACGTACCTCCGCCGGCAGGTCGGGCCATCGGAACTGGTCGCGCTGCGGGCGGCCCACGCCGCCGCGCGCGAGGGGGATCTCGAGGCCATCTGCGCGGCCGACCGCCGGCTCGACGCCGCGATGCTGGCCGCCGAGTTCCGCGAGAGCGCCCGCCAGTCGGGCGACCGACTGCTCTCGCTCCAGCGGGAGCTGCGCGACGAGCCGCTGCTGGACGAGTACGCCGAGCGGGTCGACGCCGGCGAGGCGCCCGGCTCCTACGCGGTCGCGCTGGGCACTGCGACGGGGCTGGCCGGCGTCGGCGAGCGGCGGGCGTGCCTGCTGTGCTGTCACGGCTTCGTCACCGGGCTGCTCGGCGCCGCCCAGCGCCTGCTGTCGCTCGGCCACACCGACGCCCAGCGGATCCTCGACGACTGCAAGCCGGCGATGGCGGCCGCCGTCGACGACAGCGTCGGCCGCTCGCTGGACGACATGACGCCGTTCGCGCCGCTGGTCGACGTCCTCTCCGCGGAACACGAGCGGGCCGACCGGCGGTTGTTCCTGAGCTAA
- a CDS encoding cobalamin-binding protein, with product MRVVTLLPSATEIAYALGVEPVGTSHECDYPPEAASLPAVNYARIDPDAGSAEINEQVAAAERGEGVYGVHEDRLADLEPDLIVTQGVCDVCAVDEVVVEQAVDDLGLDAAVLTLDIHSLADLFESIRRIGDAVDRSERAAELVADLRERVDAVEARAAAAEQRPSAAVLDWIDPVMVAGHWVPEMVDLAGGAYGMESAGAHSRPREWDEVREYDPDALVVAPCGFDLEQTRENLSDLTERPGWNELTAVREERVYLMDGHHYVNRSGPRLVDTLEYLAGVLHPDLFASPPDDVVERLAAPEAEP from the coding sequence ATGCGCGTCGTCACGCTCCTGCCCTCGGCGACGGAGATCGCCTACGCCCTCGGCGTCGAGCCGGTGGGGACCTCCCACGAGTGCGACTACCCGCCGGAGGCGGCGTCCCTGCCGGCGGTCAACTACGCGCGGATCGACCCCGACGCGGGCAGCGCCGAGATCAACGAGCAGGTGGCCGCGGCGGAGCGCGGCGAGGGAGTCTACGGCGTCCACGAGGACCGGCTGGCCGATCTGGAGCCCGATCTGATCGTCACACAGGGGGTCTGCGACGTCTGCGCGGTCGACGAGGTCGTCGTCGAGCAGGCGGTCGACGACCTCGGACTCGACGCGGCCGTTCTGACCCTCGATATCCACAGCCTCGCCGACCTCTTCGAGTCGATCCGGCGGATCGGGGACGCCGTGGACCGGAGCGAGCGGGCGGCCGAACTGGTGGCCGACCTGCGGGAGCGGGTCGACGCCGTCGAGGCGCGGGCGGCGGCGGCCGAGCAGCGCCCGAGCGCGGCGGTGCTGGACTGGATCGACCCCGTGATGGTCGCCGGCCACTGGGTCCCGGAGATGGTCGACCTGGCCGGCGGCGCGTACGGTATGGAGTCGGCGGGCGCGCACTCACGCCCGCGCGAGTGGGACGAGGTGCGGGAGTACGACCCCGACGCCCTCGTCGTGGCGCCCTGCGGGTTCGACCTCGAACAGACCAGGGAGAACCTGAGCGACCTCACGGAGCGCCCCGGCTGGAACGAACTGACGGCGGTGCGAGAGGAGCGGGTCTACCTGATGGACGGTCACCACTACGTCAATCGGTCGGGCCCGCGGCTGGTCGACACGCTGGAGTACCTCGCCGGAGTCCTCCACCCGGACCTGTTCGCGTCGCCGCCCGACGACGTGGTCGAGCGGCTGGCTGCGCCAGAGGCGGAGCCGTAG
- the ubaA gene encoding SAMP-activating enzyme E1: protein MADLDPEQLDRYSRHVIMDDVGPEGQAALLDARVLVVGAGGLGAPVLQYLAAAGVGTLGIVDDDVVERSNLQRQVIHGDDDVGRPKVDSAREFVAQLNPDVTVETHETRLDADNVDDLIADYDVVVDASDNFATRFLVSDACTLAGVPFSHGAIYRFEGQVTTFSGEGPCYRCLFPEAPPEGAVPDCATAGVLGVLPGTIGNIQATEVVKLILGEGETLEGRLLVYDASRMSFEEVPVAPRSDCPVCGDEPAIEAVAEASYEGRCSLSD from the coding sequence ATGGCCGACCTCGACCCGGAGCAACTCGACCGCTACTCCCGCCACGTCATCATGGACGACGTGGGGCCGGAGGGCCAGGCGGCGCTTTTGGACGCGCGGGTGCTCGTCGTCGGCGCGGGGGGACTGGGCGCGCCCGTCCTCCAGTACCTCGCCGCGGCCGGCGTTGGGACGCTCGGGATCGTCGACGACGACGTCGTCGAGCGCTCGAACCTCCAGCGCCAGGTGATCCACGGCGACGACGACGTGGGCCGGCCGAAGGTCGACAGCGCCCGCGAGTTCGTCGCCCAGTTGAACCCCGACGTCACCGTCGAGACCCACGAGACCCGCCTGGACGCCGACAACGTCGACGACCTGATCGCCGACTACGACGTCGTGGTCGACGCCTCCGACAACTTCGCGACGCGCTTCCTGGTCAGCGACGCCTGCACGCTCGCCGGCGTCCCCTTCTCCCACGGCGCGATCTACCGCTTCGAGGGCCAGGTCACCACCTTCTCCGGCGAGGGCCCCTGCTACCGCTGCCTGTTCCCCGAGGCGCCGCCGGAGGGCGCCGTGCCCGACTGCGCCACGGCGGGCGTGCTGGGCGTCCTCCCAGGCACGATCGGCAACATCCAGGCGACGGAGGTCGTGAAGCTGATCCTCGGTGAGGGCGAGACGCTGGAGGGTCGCCTGCTTGTCTACGACGCTTCCAGGATGTCCTTCGAGGAGGTGCCCGTCGCGCCGCGGTCGGACTGCCCGGTCTGCGGCGACGAGCCTGCCATCGAGGCCGTCGCCGAGGCGTCCTACGAGGGGCGCTGCTCGCTGTCGGACTGA